The proteins below are encoded in one region of Ostrea edulis chromosome 3, xbOstEdul1.1, whole genome shotgun sequence:
- the LOC125675330 gene encoding small nuclear ribonucleoprotein E, with the protein MAYKGGQKVQKVMVQPINLIFRYLQNRSRISVWLYEQTNLRIEGCIVGFDEYMNLVLDEAEEVHMKTKNRKTLGRILLKGDNITLIQQVQ; encoded by the exons ATGGCTTACAAAGGTGGACAGAAGGTGCAGAAGGTTATGGTGCAGCCTATC AATCTGATTTTCAGATATTTGCAAAAC AGATCTAGGATATCTGTGTGGTTATATGAGCAGACAAATCTCAGGATTGAGGGCTGTATTGTG GGCTTTGATGAGTACATGAATCTGGTGTTGGATGAGGCTGAGGAAgttcacatgaaaacaaaaaacaggAAAACATTAG GTCGAATATTGCTGAAGGGAGATAACATCACCTTGATTCAGCAAGTGCAATGA
- the LOC125680807 gene encoding uncharacterized protein LOC125680807, translating into MVVSCCVIGCANRFDKSSPKSFYRIPKKPESRRELWISAIKRQHISGKPWEPADHDRVCYLHFVNGSKSNDLSSPDYVPSVNMGYDTIRQKNPDLRKARYLRAEKRETERQHIEVASALLDLSCKENLNMPVSDPDLPSDCPSNASQHDNCLKKIAELRLENKQLYCELERLQVENKALKEQVGKSCFEEQVTGSDRKLQFHTGIPSVTLFMWLLSYVNSDLPTSKVMSAKSVLLCILMKLRLNLQHQDLAYRFNVSLTTISDMFNLSLPIIAKKLCFLIQWPEKQTLIQNMPFVFKSSYPKCCSIIDCFEVFIQRPGHLTTRAQTWSNYKHSNTIKFLVSITPTGAISYVSRAFGGRTSDKVITLRSGYLDKLQYGDQVMADRGFLIAEELANHGATLVIPAFTRGKTQLSARDVEQTRKIAHVRIHVERAIERIKNFNILSTNLSMHMVPHADSILTICAAVCNLQPKLVA; encoded by the exons ATGGTTGTATCATGTTGTGTAATAGGCTGTGCTAATCGATTTGATAAGAGTAGTCCGAAAAGCTTTTACCGCATACCCAAGAAGCCAGAATCAAGAAGAGAGCTCTGGATATCTGCAATTAAGCGTCAACACATCAGTGGTAAACCATGGGAACCAGCGGACCACGACCGTGTTTGCTATCTGCATTTTGTTAAtg GTTCGAAGAGCAATGATCTGTCATCTCCTGATTATGTGCCATCTGTGAATATGGGATATGACACAATCAGACAGAAAAATCCAGACCTACGAAAGGCAAGATACTTGAGAGCAGAAAAGCGTGAAACAGAGAGACAGCATATTGAAGTAGCTTCTGCCCTTTTGGATTTATCCTGCAAGGAAAATCTCAACATGCCAGTATCAGATCCAGATCTACCCAGTGACT GTCCATCAAATGCATCTCAGCATGACAATTGTCTGAAGAAAATTGCTGAACTTCGCCTGGAAAATAAACAACTTTATTGTGAATTAGAAAGACTTCAGGTGGAGAACAAAGCACTCAAAGAACAGGTGGGAAAGAGTTGCTTTGAGGAGCAAGTGACAGGGAGTGACCGCAAGCTACAATTTCACACAGGAATTCCGTCAGTTACTTTATTTATGTGGCTACTTTCATATGTGAACAGTGACCTGCCTACAAGCAAAGTGATGTCAGCTAAAAGTGTTCTATTGTGCATTTTAATGAAGCTTAGACTAAACCTACAACACCAGGACTTGGCTTATCGTTTTAATGTGTCGTTGACTACAATTTCAGATATGTTCAATTTAAGTCTACCCATTATAGCAAAGAAACTGTGTTTTCTGATTCAGTGGCCAGAAAAACAAACATTGATCCAAAATATGCCCTTTGTGTTCAAATCTTCATATCCGAAGTGCTGTAGTATCATTGACTGCTTCGAAGTCTTTATTCAGCGACCAGGACACCTTACAACAAGAGCACAAACATGGTCCAATTACAAACATAGCAACACCATAAAGTTTTTAGTGTCTATTACACCAACAGGTGCTATATCATATGTTTCAAGAGCATTTGGTGGAAGGACATCAGACAAAGTCATTACGTTGCGAAGTGGATATCTTGACAAACTCCAGTATGGTGACCAAGTGATGGCAGACAGGGGCTTTTTGATAGCGGAGGAATTAGCAAATCATGGAGCAACCCTTGTGATTCCTGCCTTTACCAGAGGGAAAACTCAGCTCTCGGCAAGAGATGTTGAACAAACACGGAAAATTGCACATGTAAGGATACATGTAGAGAGAGCCATTGAGAGGATCAAGAATTTCAATATTCTGAGCACTAACTTGAGTATGCACATGGTCCCTCATGCTGACAGTATTTTAACTATTTGTGCTGCAGTATGCAATCTTCAACCAAAATTAGTGGCATAA